In Cyanobium sp. ATX 6F1, the following proteins share a genomic window:
- a CDS encoding phycobiliprotein lyase, giving the protein MADISISDFVERSLGTWHSKRSGHNLAFRHVEEVESTIEIIAEPHDSAELIQLLNSNEVDSQAITSPFRMSWRGSSDWDESEVSAGECLLVPVPDGTRSGRLLRSIGYTEEIPAVGHYRLDDDGAFTLITPYQGSSAEERIWFATKDVRLRVSLMRTKGGQGIVQASFSSEIRQRDGS; this is encoded by the coding sequence TTGGCCGATATCTCAATCTCAGACTTCGTCGAGAGATCCCTTGGAACATGGCATTCCAAGCGCAGTGGTCACAACCTGGCCTTTCGGCATGTCGAGGAGGTCGAATCCACGATTGAAATCATTGCTGAGCCCCATGATTCCGCTGAGTTAATCCAGCTACTGAACTCTAATGAGGTGGACAGCCAAGCAATTACCAGCCCTTTTCGCATGTCTTGGCGCGGGAGTTCCGATTGGGATGAATCAGAAGTCAGCGCTGGTGAATGCCTGCTCGTCCCAGTCCCGGATGGCACAAGAAGCGGAAGGCTGCTCCGAAGCATAGGTTATACAGAAGAAATTCCTGCCGTAGGTCACTATAGACTTGACGACGATGGGGCGTTTACGCTGATTACTCCTTACCAAGGTTCAAGCGCAGAAGAGCGCATCTGGTTTGCCACAAAGGATGTGAGACTGCGAGTATCGTTGATGCGAACTAAGGGCGGCCAAGGTATCGTCCAAGCTTCTTTTTCTTCAGAGATTCGCCAACGGGATGGGAGCTGA
- a CDS encoding phycobilisome rod-core linker polypeptide produces the protein MELDDVMLSVYRQVLGNAHVTESDRLTTAESQLRNRDISVRQFVAAVALSDAYRQRFFDTNSQYRFIELNFKHLLGRAPRNQAEIAEHTAIYAAAGYEADILSYIESDEYSSVFGDNITPFTRTDSAQLSQTRDFLRTINQCRGFASSDLAQSQPNARSLASNIAESANPPTATRSGGNRNGRFEIVIDMPRNSAVNRRAAQVITVDYAQLSQRINVIQRQGARIRTIKPVAK, from the coding sequence ATGGAGCTGGACGATGTCATGCTCTCCGTCTATCGTCAAGTCTTGGGGAATGCTCACGTAACTGAGTCCGATCGGCTGACCACAGCCGAATCTCAGTTGCGGAATCGTGACATTTCCGTCAGGCAATTTGTCGCCGCTGTCGCCCTCTCTGATGCCTACAGGCAACGATTCTTTGACACGAACTCACAGTATCGTTTCATCGAATTGAACTTCAAGCATTTGCTTGGCCGCGCGCCTCGGAATCAGGCCGAAATTGCCGAACACACAGCCATCTACGCAGCTGCCGGCTATGAGGCCGACATTCTTTCCTACATTGAAAGTGACGAATACAGCTCCGTTTTCGGAGACAACATTACCCCTTTCACCCGCACAGATTCGGCCCAGCTCTCCCAAACAAGAGACTTCCTGCGCACGATTAACCAATGCCGCGGTTTTGCCAGCAGCGACCTAGCTCAAAGCCAGCCAAACGCTCGAAGCTTGGCCTCCAACATTGCAGAATCGGCCAATCCTCCGACAGCCACTCGATCGGGCGGAAATCGAAACGGACGCTTCGAAATTGTGATCGACATGCCCCGCAACAGTGCTGTCAACCGACGGGCTGCCCAAGTCATCACTGTTGACTATGCTCAACTCAGCCAGCGAATCAATGTGATCCAGCGCCAGGGTGCTCGCATTCGCACAATCAAGCCTGTCGCCAAGTAA
- a CDS encoding phycobilisome rod-core linker polypeptide: MPTINRYQAASANLMQPNIAPTSFWPQAGTEACQVAIRAAYKQVFGNIGVMESERLFTSESRLTNGERSIREFVTELGCSELYRRRFFETCSPHRFVELNFKHFLGRAPQSEAEVTEHVELLQGKGLEEEIKSYTNGEEYLNAFGEDTVPYLRSVVSQVSLAQNNYTKMLLLKGTNSSSDNSQPKRSQTLPYLAAAARAMSGLSFGRYNPSPTAVYKPMRSTSGLDTAPLSPSLYAGFGVSQQDQERLECLVGSSAEDVKQVIRAVYRQVLGNPHLMEGDIPTSLESQLIDGKLSVRAFIRELCLTAHYQQRFFAKASPYRFVELLFKQLLGRAPENQAEFRVPLDIVIRQGYTATIDHFVNSEEYINSFGENVVPYLKAVKSAQGRSQSNFNRTLALVNGFSGGDRQVTSSRLLNQVTGGANQIIPLRSTASSGSMQPPGKRYRIEVTSQTFGSRRRRAATTYEVAGDRMTSQLKFIHSTSGRIVSISEIV, from the coding sequence ATGCCCACCATTAATCGGTATCAGGCTGCGTCTGCCAATCTGATGCAGCCGAACATAGCTCCAACAAGTTTCTGGCCTCAAGCGGGAACAGAGGCCTGCCAGGTTGCAATTCGTGCCGCCTACAAACAGGTTTTTGGAAACATCGGCGTGATGGAGAGTGAGCGGCTATTCACTTCCGAATCCAGGCTAACAAACGGCGAACGATCAATTCGCGAGTTTGTCACTGAGCTTGGTTGCTCAGAACTGTATCGTCGTCGCTTCTTCGAGACATGCTCACCCCACCGTTTTGTAGAGCTTAATTTCAAGCACTTTCTTGGTCGTGCTCCGCAGTCCGAAGCGGAAGTGACAGAACATGTAGAGCTTCTTCAGGGCAAAGGTCTTGAGGAGGAAATCAAAAGTTATACCAACGGCGAAGAATATCTAAACGCTTTTGGAGAAGATACTGTTCCTTATCTGCGTTCAGTGGTAAGCCAAGTCAGTCTTGCTCAGAACAATTACACCAAGATGCTCTTGCTTAAGGGCACCAACAGCAGCAGCGATAACTCCCAACCGAAACGATCACAGACCCTTCCCTACCTTGCCGCGGCGGCAAGGGCTATGTCGGGTTTGAGTTTCGGTCGATACAATCCATCTCCAACGGCTGTTTACAAGCCGATGCGTTCCACCTCAGGGCTCGACACAGCGCCCCTCAGCCCTTCACTCTACGCCGGCTTTGGAGTCTCACAGCAAGATCAAGAACGCTTAGAATGTTTGGTTGGCAGCAGCGCCGAAGATGTCAAGCAAGTGATTCGCGCCGTCTACCGCCAGGTGCTTGGCAATCCACACCTGATGGAAGGGGACATCCCAACTTCGCTTGAATCGCAACTGATTGACGGGAAACTCAGTGTCAGGGCCTTCATCCGTGAGCTCTGTCTCACAGCTCATTATCAACAGCGATTCTTTGCCAAGGCTTCACCCTATCGCTTTGTCGAGTTGCTATTCAAGCAACTGCTTGGCCGTGCTCCAGAAAATCAAGCAGAATTCAGAGTTCCGCTTGACATCGTGATTCGCCAAGGGTATACAGCCACGATTGACCATTTCGTCAACAGCGAAGAATACATCAACAGCTTTGGAGAGAACGTCGTTCCCTATCTTAAAGCCGTAAAGTCTGCGCAAGGCCGCAGCCAAAGCAATTTCAACCGTACGCTTGCACTCGTCAATGGCTTCAGCGGTGGGGACCGTCAAGTCACCAGTTCTCGTCTGCTCAATCAGGTGACTGGAGGAGCCAATCAGATCATTCCACTGCGCTCGACTGCATCCAGTGGATCGATGCAGCCGCCCGGCAAGCGCTACCGAATTGAGGTCACAAGTCAAACCTTCGGGAGTCGTCGTCGTAGGGCGGCAACAACCTATGAGGTTGCTGGAGACCGCATGACGAGTCAACTGAAGTTCATTCACAGCACAAGCGGCCGTATTGTCAGCATCAGTGAGATCGTCTGA
- a CDS encoding chromophore lyase CpcT/CpeT: MQLTDTQARQCIQLMVGSFRNDRQFATHSTEVSHIQLAFRPFNAPGFDGCWLYSEQAYTFDLWRPYRQGVHHVTQLSDRLRIDNFSPPDPLFVAGASHEPSLLKTLERSKLTARPGCAMEFFPKDTGGFRGQLEEGCRCMVPRDGQLTYLVSEVLLEEGLWRSRDFGCDPKSHEQRWGLTDRQFEFELIESFAHELTHSFDPAKPLP; the protein is encoded by the coding sequence ATGCAGTTGACCGACACCCAAGCCCGTCAGTGTATTCAGCTCATGGTGGGCTCCTTCCGCAATGATCGCCAGTTTGCCACCCACTCCACTGAGGTATCTCATATTCAACTAGCCTTTCGCCCATTCAACGCTCCTGGCTTTGATGGTTGTTGGCTGTACTCAGAACAGGCCTACACCTTTGACCTCTGGCGTCCGTATCGGCAAGGTGTACACCATGTAACACAACTGTCGGATCGGCTCAGAATCGATAACTTCAGTCCACCTGATCCCCTATTTGTAGCAGGTGCGAGCCATGAACCCAGTCTTCTGAAGACCTTGGAGCGGAGCAAGCTGACTGCAAGGCCTGGCTGCGCTATGGAGTTCTTCCCAAAAGACACAGGTGGCTTCCGCGGCCAGCTTGAAGAAGGCTGTCGCTGCATGGTGCCCCGCGACGGCCAGCTCACCTATCTCGTTAGTGAAGTTCTACTTGAAGAAGGCCTATGGCGTAGCCGTGATTTCGGCTGTGACCCAAAGAGCCATGAACAACGCTGGGGTCTCACTGATCGACAGTTTGAGTTTGAGCTCATTGAGAGTTT